From one Acinonyx jubatus isolate Ajub_Pintada_27869175 chromosome B1, VMU_Ajub_asm_v1.0, whole genome shotgun sequence genomic stretch:
- the ABRAXAS1 gene encoding BRCA1-A complex subunit Abraxas 1 isoform X1 → MEGESTSAVLSGFVLGALAFQHLNTDSDTEGFLLGEVKGEAKNSITDSQMDDVEVIYTIDIQKYIPCYQLFSFYNSSGELNEQALKKILSSVKKAVVGWYKFRRHSDQIMTFRERLLHKNLQKHLSSRELVFLLLTPSIITESCSTHRLEHALYKPQKGLFHRIPLVVANLGMSEQLGYKTVSGSCESTGFSRAIKTHSSEFFKEDGSLKEVHKINEMYASLQEELKSICKKVEHSERAVEKLLKDVHRLKWEIKKRKQAQIQVARETVEKDPQENIFLCEALRTFFPDCEFLHSCVISLKNRHISKSSCTANHHLDVIDNLTLMVEYTDIPEASPAGSTPQMIKHKALDTDDGWQFKKSRLLETQNKPSKTDTDSSNQEKAYTLSSPETDEEIERMKGSGEYPQSPTF, encoded by the exons ATGGAGGGGGAGAGTACGTCGGCGGTGCTCTCCGGCTTTGTGCTCGGCGCGCTCGCTTTCCAGCACCTCAACACCGACTCGGACACG GAAGGTTTTCTTCTTGGGGAAGTGAAAGGTGAAGCCAAGAATAGTATTACTGATTCCCAAATGGATGATGTTGAAGTTATTTATACAATTG ACATCcagaaatatattccatgctaTCAGCTCTTTAG CTTTTATAATTCTTCTGGTGAACTAAATGAGCAAgcactgaagaaaatattatcaaGTGTCAAAAAG GCTGTGGTTGGTTGGTACAAATTCCGACGTCATTCAGACCAGATCATGACATTTAGAGAGAGACTGCTTCATAAAAACTTACAGAAGCATCTTTCAAGCCGGGAACTGGTTTTTCTGCTGTTAACACCAAGTATAATAACAGAAAGCTGCTCTACTCATCGGCTGGAGCATGCCTTATATAAACCTCAGAAGGG actTTTTCACAGGATACCATTAGTGGTGGCCAATCTGGGCATGTCTGAACAACTGGGTTATAAAACTGTATCAGGTTCCTGTGAGTCCACTGGTTTTAGCCGAGCAATAAAAACACACAG ctctgaattttttaaagaagatggaTCTTTAAAGGaggtacataaaataaatgaaatgtatgcTTCTTTACAAGAGGAATTAAAG agtATATGCAAAAAAGTAGAACACAGTGAGCGAGCAGTAGAGAAACTACTAAAGGATGTACACAGATTgaaatgggaaattaaaaaaagaaaacaggcacaaATTCAAGTAGCAC ggGAGACCGTCGAAAAAGACCCTCAGGAGAACATTTTTCTTTGCGAAGCTTTACGGACCTTTTTTCCAGATTGCGAATTTCTTCATTCATGTGTTATCTCTTTGAAAAATAGGCATATTTCTAAAAGTAGCTGCACTGCCAACCACCATCTTGATGTGATAGACAACCTGACCTTAATGGTAGAATACACCGACATTCCTGAAGCTAGTCCAGCTGGCAGTACACCGCAAATGATTAAACATAAAGCTTTAGATACTGATGATGGATGGCAATTCAAGAAGTCACGGCTGTTAGAGACACAAAACAAACCATCTAAAACAGATACTGATAGTAGTAATCAAGAAAAAGCATATACATTGAGCAGCCCTGAAACAGATGAAGAGATTGAAAGAATGAAGGGTTCTGGTGAATATCCACAGTCTCCTACATTTTGA
- the ABRAXAS1 gene encoding BRCA1-A complex subunit Abraxas 1 isoform X3 — MTFRERLLHKNLQKHLSSRELVFLLLTPSIITESCSTHRLEHALYKPQKGLFHRIPLVVANLGMSEQLGYKTVSGSCESTGFSRAIKTHSSEFFKEDGSLKEVHKINEMYASLQEELKSICKKVEHSERAVEKLLKDVHRLKWEIKKRKQAQIQVARETVEKDPQENIFLCEALRTFFPDCEFLHSCVISLKNRHISKSSCTANHHLDVIDNLTLMVEYTDIPEASPAGSTPQMIKHKALDTDDGWQFKKSRLLETQNKPSKTDTDSSNQEKAYTLSSPETDEEIERMKGSGEYPQSPTF, encoded by the exons ATGACATTTAGAGAGAGACTGCTTCATAAAAACTTACAGAAGCATCTTTCAAGCCGGGAACTGGTTTTTCTGCTGTTAACACCAAGTATAATAACAGAAAGCTGCTCTACTCATCGGCTGGAGCATGCCTTATATAAACCTCAGAAGGG actTTTTCACAGGATACCATTAGTGGTGGCCAATCTGGGCATGTCTGAACAACTGGGTTATAAAACTGTATCAGGTTCCTGTGAGTCCACTGGTTTTAGCCGAGCAATAAAAACACACAG ctctgaattttttaaagaagatggaTCTTTAAAGGaggtacataaaataaatgaaatgtatgcTTCTTTACAAGAGGAATTAAAG agtATATGCAAAAAAGTAGAACACAGTGAGCGAGCAGTAGAGAAACTACTAAAGGATGTACACAGATTgaaatgggaaattaaaaaaagaaaacaggcacaaATTCAAGTAGCAC ggGAGACCGTCGAAAAAGACCCTCAGGAGAACATTTTTCTTTGCGAAGCTTTACGGACCTTTTTTCCAGATTGCGAATTTCTTCATTCATGTGTTATCTCTTTGAAAAATAGGCATATTTCTAAAAGTAGCTGCACTGCCAACCACCATCTTGATGTGATAGACAACCTGACCTTAATGGTAGAATACACCGACATTCCTGAAGCTAGTCCAGCTGGCAGTACACCGCAAATGATTAAACATAAAGCTTTAGATACTGATGATGGATGGCAATTCAAGAAGTCACGGCTGTTAGAGACACAAAACAAACCATCTAAAACAGATACTGATAGTAGTAATCAAGAAAAAGCATATACATTGAGCAGCCCTGAAACAGATGAAGAGATTGAAAGAATGAAGGGTTCTGGTGAATATCCACAGTCTCCTACATTTTGA
- the ABRAXAS1 gene encoding BRCA1-A complex subunit Abraxas 1 isoform X2, with amino-acid sequence MDDVEVIYTIDIQKYIPCYQLFSFYNSSGELNEQALKKILSSVKKAVVGWYKFRRHSDQIMTFRERLLHKNLQKHLSSRELVFLLLTPSIITESCSTHRLEHALYKPQKGLFHRIPLVVANLGMSEQLGYKTVSGSCESTGFSRAIKTHSSEFFKEDGSLKEVHKINEMYASLQEELKSICKKVEHSERAVEKLLKDVHRLKWEIKKRKQAQIQVARETVEKDPQENIFLCEALRTFFPDCEFLHSCVISLKNRHISKSSCTANHHLDVIDNLTLMVEYTDIPEASPAGSTPQMIKHKALDTDDGWQFKKSRLLETQNKPSKTDTDSSNQEKAYTLSSPETDEEIERMKGSGEYPQSPTF; translated from the exons ATGGATGATGTTGAAGTTATTTATACAATTG ACATCcagaaatatattccatgctaTCAGCTCTTTAG CTTTTATAATTCTTCTGGTGAACTAAATGAGCAAgcactgaagaaaatattatcaaGTGTCAAAAAG GCTGTGGTTGGTTGGTACAAATTCCGACGTCATTCAGACCAGATCATGACATTTAGAGAGAGACTGCTTCATAAAAACTTACAGAAGCATCTTTCAAGCCGGGAACTGGTTTTTCTGCTGTTAACACCAAGTATAATAACAGAAAGCTGCTCTACTCATCGGCTGGAGCATGCCTTATATAAACCTCAGAAGGG actTTTTCACAGGATACCATTAGTGGTGGCCAATCTGGGCATGTCTGAACAACTGGGTTATAAAACTGTATCAGGTTCCTGTGAGTCCACTGGTTTTAGCCGAGCAATAAAAACACACAG ctctgaattttttaaagaagatggaTCTTTAAAGGaggtacataaaataaatgaaatgtatgcTTCTTTACAAGAGGAATTAAAG agtATATGCAAAAAAGTAGAACACAGTGAGCGAGCAGTAGAGAAACTACTAAAGGATGTACACAGATTgaaatgggaaattaaaaaaagaaaacaggcacaaATTCAAGTAGCAC ggGAGACCGTCGAAAAAGACCCTCAGGAGAACATTTTTCTTTGCGAAGCTTTACGGACCTTTTTTCCAGATTGCGAATTTCTTCATTCATGTGTTATCTCTTTGAAAAATAGGCATATTTCTAAAAGTAGCTGCACTGCCAACCACCATCTTGATGTGATAGACAACCTGACCTTAATGGTAGAATACACCGACATTCCTGAAGCTAGTCCAGCTGGCAGTACACCGCAAATGATTAAACATAAAGCTTTAGATACTGATGATGGATGGCAATTCAAGAAGTCACGGCTGTTAGAGACACAAAACAAACCATCTAAAACAGATACTGATAGTAGTAATCAAGAAAAAGCATATACATTGAGCAGCCCTGAAACAGATGAAGAGATTGAAAGAATGAAGGGTTCTGGTGAATATCCACAGTCTCCTACATTTTGA